A genomic segment from Dendropsophus ebraccatus isolate aDenEbr1 chromosome 7, aDenEbr1.pat, whole genome shotgun sequence encodes:
- the LOC138797203 gene encoding zinc finger protein 300-like: MLLVSYVDVLDFPSCLLDCTELFYMSHQGGDQVTNIKVEDEAEEERMRGDPPCMSEVKEEETPAAAIPGFIITENVGNISEENIVLPLNYKEEAGGAEQYSSGEALLPLTVHPGRHTTDLSYTPPDHEEPSPDQSHTATTGTGHRGRERIQYGECGKEFTERLDHLTLKRIHTGEKPYSCSECGKCFSNKSNLHTHERSHTGVKPYSCSECGKCFTYKTNFIAHERSHAGVKPYSCSECGKCFTSKFYLGVHEKNHSGEKPYSCSECGKCFTDKSSLVVHRRSHTGEKPYSCSECGKCFSTKSYLIIHERIHTGEKPYSCSECGKPFTDKSSLVVHRRSHTGEKPFSCSECGKCFTNKPQLIIHERVHTGEKPFSCSECGKCFTGKSHLVQHERIHTGEKPYSCLECNRCFTSKSGLLKHEVSHTGERPYSCAECGKCFTAKSSLARHERSHTVGKT, encoded by the exons atgttgctggtttcttatgttgatgtgttagattttccctcctgtctgctggattgtactgaattgttctatatgtcccatcaggggggagatcaggtgactaatattaaagtggaggatgaagcagaagaagagaggatgaggggcgatcccccgtgtatgagtgaggtgaaggaggaggagacgccggcagctgctataccaggt TTTATAATCACAGAAAATGTCGGTAATATCTCTGAGGAGAACATTGTGTTACCGCTGAATTATAAAGAAGAAGCTGGCGGTGCGGAGCAGTactcctcaggagaagccctcctcccccttactgtacatccaggacgtcacactacagatctatcatatactcctcctgaccatgaggaaccttctcctgaccaATCACACACTGCGACCACAGGGACCGGTCACAGAGGACGGGAGAGGATTCAATATGGTGAATGCGGAAAAGAGTTTACAGAAAGATTGGATCATCTTACACtcaaaagaattcacacaggagagaaaccatattcatgttcagaatgtgggaaatgtttttcaaatAAATCAAATCTTCATACCCAtgaaagaagtcacacaggagtaaagccatattcatgttcagaatgcggcAAATGCTTTACTTATAAAACAAACTTTATTGCACATGAGAGAAGTCATGCAGGAGTGAAGccttattcatgttcagaatgtggaaaatgctttacAAGTAAATTTTATCTTGGTGTACATGAAAAAAATCACagtggggagaagccatattcatgttccgaatgtgggaaatgttttacagataAATCAAGTCTTGTTGTACATAGgcgaagtcacacaggagagaagccgtattcatgttcagagtgtgggaaatgtttttcaacAAAATCATATCTTATtatacatgagagaattcacacaggagagaagccgtattcgtgttcagaatgtgggaagccTTTTACAGATAAATCAAGTCTTGTTGTACAtaggagaagtcacacaggagagaagccgttttcctgttcagaatgtgggaaatgtttcacaaATAAACCGCAGCTTATTATACATGAGAGAGTTCACACAGGTGAGAAACCattctcatgttcagaatgtgggaaatgttttacaggaAAATCACATCTGGTTcaacatgaaagaattcacacaggagagaaaccatattcCTGTTTAGAATGTAATAGATGTTTTACAAGTAAATCAGGCCTGCTTAAACATGAAgtaagtcacacaggagagaggccatattcatgtgcagaatgtgggaaatgttttactgctaaaTCAAGTCTTGCGAGGcacgagagaagtcacacagTAGGGAAGACCTAG